The nucleotide sequence GATCCCAAATCCGGTGAATTGCTGCATCGTTGGCATAATCCCTGGACAGATGAGACAGTTACCGTTGTTCATGTGGCTAATAGTCCAGTGCAAGGCCGGTTTCGCCATGATTTCCCCGCTCTCGTCACACCGGAAACCACGACGTTTATTTTTGATCTATTTCCTAACTATCCCAATTCCCTAGCGGATGATCCCAAATTTCAGGACTATAGCCCCCAGGCCCTGTATCAAGCGGTAGAACTTTTTAAGCTGACCGTACCAACAGCTGAGATTTTGAACCCTGACCCGCCCTGCATTGAGAAATTGCTCTTGGCCTGGAGCCGGATTGGGCCGTGGTTGCCGTGGATGAAGATGGGGGCCTGGCCTGGCCAGATGATTTATAGTGCCAGTGGTCGCAAGGTCATGCAATTTGATCAGTTACCGCGCCTGATTCAAGAGCAAATTCAAACCCGATTACCCTTGTTCACCCAGGCCCCGCCCCAGAAACTTGATACCGAAGACATGACCTCCTGGCGATATTTTGCCCAGAACTTTGAAGCCTAT is from Synechococcus sp. PCC 6312 and encodes:
- a CDS encoding DUF1838 domain-containing protein, encoding MSLPDFSQVPAGEAIWHEFPARDFVRVRASLTEETAFIVWQGAIYSLVPGEKKQHLFDIVGMSAARCLAHPEGGWDFTSRELLFYLDPKSGELLHRWHNPWTDETVTVVHVANSPVQGRFRHDFPALVTPETTTFIFDLFPNYPNSLADDPKFQDYSPQALYQAVELFKLTVPTAEILNPDPPCIEKLLLAWSRIGPWLPWMKMGAWPGQMIYSASGRKVMQFDQLPRLIQEQIQTRLPLFTQAPPQKLDTEDMTSWRYFAQNFEAYLAGEQFPLPAPNDSN